Proteins from a genomic interval of Medicago truncatula cultivar Jemalong A17 chromosome 3, MtrunA17r5.0-ANR, whole genome shotgun sequence:
- the LOC11444264 gene encoding DNA polymerase I A, chloroplastic/mitochondrial isoform X4, which produces MEMHDLDKRSLYPSNTNTIASSIAQKPAITQNEGRNLMLHDLCEPASSSVQHSMLNNSMLLIDTERVGTESNVSSLKTGEEKIHGVDGTESNVSSLKTSEEKIDNVDGNHSLDATAKDATKAKLTVRMIRSDEQSKLRERLCSIYEDILVVNNISHAEQVAKMLTVNYRHLIHACDTEVSKIDVKQETPIDHGEIICFSIYSGPEADFGGGKSCIWVDVLDGGGKEILNKFADFFQDPSIKKVWHNYSFDCHVIQNYGFKVSGFHADTMHMARLWDSSRRLVGGYSLEALSGDKEVMSRGNLNHETDLIGKVSMTTIFGQRKEKKDGSMGKIVTIEPVEVLQREEHIPWICYSALDARSTLKLYESLKSHLSDLPWKIDGELLRENMFDFYEIYLQPFGELLVKMECEGMLVDRLYLQEIEKVAKAEQQAALNRFRKWASRYCPDAKYMNVGSDTQLRVLLFGGTVNRENHNEAIPTERIFKVPNVDKVIEKGKKIPSKLRDIKLNSIGCNLNVDIYTPSGWPSCSGPALKALAGKVSAEYDFDLEDEDGNPSQREDEPLEIDNSAYGTAYFAFPTEEEGREACHAIAALCEICSIDSLISNFILPLQGHNISGKDQRVHCSININTETGRLSARRPNLQNQPALEKDRYKIRQAFVAAPGNSLIVADYGQLELRILAHLTDCKSMLEAFEAGGDFHSRTAMNMYPYIREAVEKKEVLLEWHPQPGEDKPPVPLLKDAFASERRKAKMLNFSIAYGKTPQGLSKDWKVSVKEAKNTVDLWYNDRKEVLKWQQKRKKEAFEFGCVYTLLGRARRFPEIFLGRRNYYKGHIERAAINTPVQGSAADVAMLAMLEISKNKQLKELGWKLLLQVHDEVILEGPTKSAEVAKNIVIDCMSKPFNGQNILKVGLTVDAKCAQNWYAAK; this is translated from the exons ATGGAAATGCATGATCTGGACAAACGTAGTTTGTATCCATCCAATACAAATACAATTGCTTCTTCTATTGCTCAGAAACCAGCTATTACTCAAAACGAAGGGCGCAATCTTATGCTGCATGATCTATGTGAACCTGCCTCATCTTCTGTTCAACATTCTATGTTAAACAACTCAATGTTATTGATAGACACTGAAAGAGTTGGTACCGAGTCAAATGTATCTTCATTAAAGACCGGTGAAGAGAAAATTCATGGCGTTGATGGCACTGAGTCAAATGTGTCTTCATTAAAGACCAGtgaagagaaaattgacaatgTTGATGGCAATCACAGTTTGGATGCTACTGCAAAAGACGCAACTAAGGCAAAACTTACTGTTAGAATGATACGCAGTGATGAACAATCAAAACTTCGGGAAAGGCTCTGTAGTATCTATGAAGACATACTGGTTGTTAATAATATTTCTCATGCAGAGCAAGTAGCTAAGATGCTTACAGTAAATTACAGGCATCTTATTCATGCATGTGATACCGAG GTATCCAAGATAGATGTCAAACAAGAAACGCCTATAGATCATGGGGAGATAATATGCTTCAGTATTTATTCGGGTCCAGAAGCTGATTTTGGAGGTGGGAAATCATGTATCTGGGTGGATGTTCTTGACGGTGGAGGCAAAGAGATATTGAATAAGTTTGCCGATTTTTTTCAAGATCCATCGATAAAAAAG GTTTGGCATAACTATAGCTTTGATTGTCATGTTATACAAAATTATGGATTTAAGGTTTCTGGATTTCATGCTGATACAATGCACATGGCACGACTGTGGGATTCATCAAGACGTTTGGTTGGTGGTTATTCTCTTGAAGCACTTAGTGGCGACAAAGAAGTCATGTCTAGGGGTAATCTGAACCATGAAACGGATTTGATTGGTAAGGTGTCGATGACAACCATATTTGGTCagagaaaggagaagaaagatGGATCTATGGGTAAAATCGTTACCATTGAGCCTGTTGAAGTACTGCAAAGAGAAGAGCATATACCTTGGATATGTTACTCTGCTTTAGATGCCAGAAGCACTCTGAAGCTTTATGAGAGCCTAAAAAGTCATCTGTCAGATTTACCTTGGAAAATTGATGGAGAACTTTTACGCGAaaacatgtttgatttttaCGAGATATATTTGCAGCCATTTGGTGAACTTCTTGTCAAAATGGAATGTGAGGGTATGCTAGTTGATCGGTTATATCTTCAAGAAATAGAAAAGGTGGCCAAAGCAGAGCAACAGGCAGCTCTTAATAGATTCCGAAAATGGGCATCTAGGTATTGTCCTGATGCCAAGTATATGAATGTTGGAAGCGATACACAGTTGCGTGTACTGCTTTTTGGTGGCACTGTGAACAG AGAAAACCACAATGAGGCAATTCCAACGGAGCGGATTTTCAAAGTTCCGAATGTTGATAAAGTgattgaaaaaggaaaaaagattcCCTCAAAATTACGTGATATTAAGTTGAATAGCATTGGATGTAACCTGAATGTTGACATTTACACACCTAGTGGCTGGCCCTCATGTAGTGGTCCCGCTTTAAAGGCGCTGGCTGGCAAAGTTTCTGCTGAGTATGACTTTGATCTTGAGGATGAAGATGGTAATCCTTCTCAAAGGGAAGATGAGCCTTTAGAAATAGATAATTCTGCTTATGGAACAGCCTATTTTGCTTTTCCAACAGAGGAAGAAGGGAGAGAAGCTTGTCATGCAATTGCTGCTTTATGTGAAATCTGCTCAATTGACTCTTTGATCTCTAATTTTATCCTTCCCCTGCAG GGACATAATATATCGGGGAAGGATCAGCGTGTTCATTGTTCCATAAATATCAACACAGAGACTGGACGCTTGTCGGCAAGACGACCAAATCTACAG AATCAACCAGCTTTGGAAAAGGACCGATACAAAATCCGTCAAGCATTCGTAGCTGCTCCTGGAAATTCTCTTATAGTTGCGGATTATGGGCAG TTGGAGCTCAGGATACTTGCACATCTTACTGATTGTAAGAGCATGTTGGAAGCCTTTGAAGCTGGTGGAGATTTCCACTCCAGAACTGCAATGAATATGTACCCATATATTCGTGAAGCAGTTGAAAAAAAGGAAGTTCTTCTTGAATGGCATCCTCAACCTGGTGAAGACAAACCCCCTGTTCCTCTCCTCAAG GATGCCTTTGCTTCTGAAAGAAGAAAAGCCAAAATGCTTAACTTCTCAATTGCATATGGAAAGACTCCACAAGGTCTTTCTAAGGATTGGAAG GTTTCTGTGAAAGAAGCTAAGAACACAGTTGACCTCTGGTACAATGATAGAAAAGAAGTTTTGAAATGGCAACAGAAACGTAAAAAAGAAGCTTTTGAATTTGGGTGTGTTTATACGTTGCTAGGACGAGCCCGGCGATTCCCCGAGATATTCCTAGGTCGTCGTAACTACTACAAAGGTCACATTGAGCGTGCTGCTATTAATACCCCAGTGCAG GGAAGTGCAGCTGATGTTGCCATGCTTGCCATGTTAGAAATATCCAAAAATAAACAGTTGAAGGAGCTTGGATGGAAGTTACTTCTTCAG GTTCATGATGAAGTCATATTGGAAGGACCAACAAAGTCAGCTGAGGTTGCAAAGAATATAGTTATTGACTGCATGTCAAAACCCTTCAATGGCCAAAATATTCTTAAAGTTGGTCTCACTGTGGATGCCAAGTGTGCACAAAACTGGTATGCCGcaaaataa